The following DNA comes from Teredinibacter haidensis.
ATTCCTTGCTGCCGACACCAAACGTCCAAGTAAAGCGGAAGAAAAAATGCTGGCAGTAAAAGGGACTCGTTTTACTTACGCACGAGGTAAGCTGGTGTTATGGAGCGCAATACCAGGATTATTCAATGATGGTGAGGCCTATTTAAAAAAAGGGGACTTCAAACGCATCGCCATCGCCAACCCCAAAACGGCACCTTACGGTTTGGCAGCGCAACAGGTATTGGAATACCTAAGTATCTGGAACGTACTACAGCGTAAATTGGTGCGGGGTGACTCCATTGCTCAAACCTTCCAGTTCACTGCCACCCGCAACGCTGAAATAGGTTTCGTTGCGCTATCACAAGTCAAATCATGGCGCGGTAAACCTGGGTCGTTCTGGGAAATCCCTGAAAGCGGCTATGCCCCCATCGCCCAGCAAGCAGTTTTACTAAAAAAGGGTGAAAAAAATACTGCAGCAAAGGCCTTTCTCGAGTTTCTGAAAGAAGCCAAAGCGCAAGCAGTTATTGCGCGTCTTGGATATGGTGTGGAAAATAGCATCATCGGAGAATAGCATTTTACATCTATCACTTTCGACAAGTCAGGCTTTGGATACCGTCAAAGCCTGACATATTAACTATTATTTAAGCGCTGGAAATAAATATTTCAGAACCATCATTGCCCTGGTAAACGATGTATCGGAACGAGCCAAGGAGAATACTACAGCGCCCTCGGCTTCACATGTATATGTAGAGACAATGGGTTAGCGCCAACGATAAGGGACTAAATCAAACGACTTAGCCCACTCCTGAGCGGAACCATCGTAGAACTTTACATTTTCATAGCCCAGCACCTGAGTTAACAGATACCACCAGATACTGGTATACCCACCAACTCCACAATAGACCACAATTTCAGATTGTTTGGATGCCCGCAAGCGTAAAACGCCGGCCACCATATCATCAAGAATTTCTCGATCCTTAAATGTGTAAACGTTATCTTCGCTTAAATCATAAGCCCAGGGTGCAGGGAGTGATTTGGCCGTAAAAATATGCCCGGGCTTAGCAGCAAAAGGTTCAATCGTTACACCAAAATAGACATCCGCATCACGCGCATCTATTATATTGACTCGCCATACCTGAGTTAACACATAGTCTAATGATACAAACATATCGTTAATGGGATCACCGTCATAAACGGTACCCACAGATTCCACCACTTCCACACTCGCGCCTCGCTCCTCACTCGACCATTTAGTATAACCACCGTCCAAGATCGCTACGTTATTAACACCAAGATAAATAAGCGTATCAGCAACTCGTGTTGCCGCCGCCAGACCATAATGCGGCGGTTCGCCGGGGCTTGGATCGGAAACAATCACGACCTTAGACGATTGAGCTATACCCAAATGCCCCAGGGTTTCAAATAAACCCTCGACTTCCGGCAACTCCAATAACAACCCCTCGTTCATGGTTATCCAGGCGGAAAATGGAACAACGAAAGGCTCATTTAACGCGCCAGGAATATGACCAGCCAAATAC
Coding sequences within:
- the modA gene encoding molybdate ABC transporter substrate-binding protein, with the protein product MKKVILLIICFLLTGQAFAAETIIAVAANFTDAMRNIVPLFEQSTGHSVKVSFGSTGKLFSQIENGAPFDVFLAADTKRPSKAEEKMLAVKGTRFTYARGKLVLWSAIPGLFNDGEAYLKKGDFKRIAIANPKTAPYGLAAQQVLEYLSIWNVLQRKLVRGDSIAQTFQFTATRNAEIGFVALSQVKSWRGKPGSFWEIPESGYAPIAQQAVLLKKGEKNTAAKAFLEFLKEAKAQAVIARLGYGVENSIIGE
- a CDS encoding sulfurtransferase, producing MTIYIRGLLVLLALVAGSSLASSRTIDPIVSTGWLSENINVPDVIVLDVRSADRYLAGHIPGALNEPFVVPFSAWITMNEGLLLELPEVEGLFETLGHLGIAQSSKVVIVSDPSPGEPPHYGLAAATRVADTLIYLGVNNVAILDGGYTKWSSEERGASVEVVESVGTVYDGDPINDMFVSLDYVLTQVWRVNIIDARDADVYFGVTIEPFAAKPGHIFTAKSLPAPWAYDLSEDNVYTFKDREILDDMVAGVLRLRASKQSEIVVYCGVGGYTSIWWYLLTQVLGYENVKFYDGSAQEWAKSFDLVPYRWR